From a region of the Eublepharis macularius isolate TG4126 chromosome 7, MPM_Emac_v1.0, whole genome shotgun sequence genome:
- the SLC7A13 gene encoding solute carrier family 7 member 13 translates to MEKGLSDPAKGENEDGEMQLKKTIGYLGGVSFIMGTIVGAGIFVSPTGVLKYSLLNVGVALIIWTICGIISLMGALCYAELGTALPLSGGEYSHIKRALGSPLAFIFIWTAVFNKPASNAARALLFAEYAIQPFYGECPAPEILKKCLALAVLWFLGILNGRSVKMATWVQTVFTILKMMALSVIAITGIVLLIRGKKENTARFESAFSGDIPDAAQIAEAFFQGLYAYGGWWSLNYMAEEVKNPSKNIPWTVMTALPSVTVFYLLVNVSYLTVLTPKEMVSSVAVAVTWADRVIPSVAWIIPVSVAISIFGALNSSVFTLGRLSYAGSQSGHLPAIISMLNVHYWTPAPAMIFSTVTASIFIIPSDLIALTNYFGFSLWLMIGFTCASLIVLRYREPNLHRPYKVFLPVAYGMVAVSLFLVCAPIVWSPKVQYIYAFLFVLGGLLLYLPFVHFKIHFEFVDKITCYLQLLLEVSHANCKCE, encoded by the exons ATGGAGAAAGGCCTCTCTGATCCAGCTAAAGGAGAAAATGAAGATGGCGAGATGCAGCTCAAAAAAACCATTGGCTATTTGGGAGGGGTTAGCTTTATAATGGGCACAATTGTAGGAGCAGGGATCTTCGTATCCCCTACAGGAGTGCTGAAATACTCTTTGCTCAATGTTGGAGTTGCATTGATCATCTGGACTATCTGTGGCATCATATCTCTGATGGGTGCTCTCTGTTATGCAGAGCTAGGCACTGCTTTACCATTGTCAGGAGGAGAATACAGCCACATAAAGAGAGCCCTTGGCTCTCCTCTTGCTTTCATTTTTATATGGACAGCAGTGTTCAATAAACCAGCATCAAATGCTGCTCGGGCCTTACTGTTTGCTGAATATGCAATCCAGCCTTTCTATGGTGAGTGTCCGGCTCCAGAAATCTTGAAGAAATGTTTAGCTCTGGCTGTTCTCTGGTTTCTTGGGATCCTCAACGGTCGAAGTGTCAAGATGGCTACTTGGGTGCAGACTGTTTTTACTATACTGAAAATGATGGCTTTGTCTGTAATTGCAATTACTGGGATTGTCCTACTGAtaagagggaagaaagaaaacacaGCAAGATTTGAGAGTGCTTTCAGTGGAGATATTCCAGATGCTGCTCAGATCGCAGAAGCCTTTTTCCAAGGACTATATGCATATGGTGGCTGGTGGTCTCTCAATTATATGGCAG AGGAGGTGAAAAACCCAAGCAAAAATATTCCCTGGACGGTGATGACTGCACTTCCTTCAGTAACTGTGTTTTACTTGCTGGTAAATGTTTCATACCTGACAGTTCTCACACCCAAGGAAATGGTCTCCTCAG TTGCTGTAGCAGTCACCTGGGCTGACAGAGTGATCCCTTCAGTTGCATGGATTATTCCTGTCTCTGTGGCTATTTCAATATTTGGTGCCCTTAACAGCAGCGTGTTTACACTTGGACGATTAAGCTATGCTGGGAGTCAGTCTGGACATTTGCCTGCTATAATATCCATGCTTAATGTCCACTATTGGACTCCAGCACCAGCCATGATTTTCTCAACTGTTACTGCATCCATTTTCATTATCCCATCAGACCTAATTGCTTTAACTAACTATTTTGGATTCTCTCTCTGGCTCATGATTGGATTTACGTGTGCTAGCCTGATTGTCCTCCGGTACCGAGAACCTAATCTACACAGGCCATACAAG gtTTTTTTACCAGTTGCTTATGGAATGGTAGCAGTTTCTCTGTTCTTAGTTTGTGCTCCTATAGTCTGGTCTCCAAAGGTGCAGTACATATATGCATTCCTTTTCGTGCTTGGGGGTCTTCTCTTATATCTTCcttttgtacattttaaaatacattttgaatttgttGACAAAATCACATGCTATCTGCAGTTGTTGCTGGAAGTTTCACATGCTAATTGCAAATGTGAATAA